Proteins co-encoded in one candidate division KSB1 bacterium genomic window:
- a CDS encoding LacI family transcriptional regulator → MPKDGRVTIRDLARAANCSQATVSKALNGRADVSPETRERILRLAKEMNYTPHALGRSLRRRVTENVGVVFYRETQPLSGNPFYSRVLEGIEAELAVHGYNLVLHLVQGDDDIPKFVREQQVDGLILVGSMSDAFVARISANDLPKVFVDPRKSVSHASQVLIDNEYGAFIATQYLIRKGHRRIGFISGDLERLSFRQRFEGYKRALQHHGIPLDMRLVQTGGLESGYDHVAKLLAMEDRPTAIFSGNDINAIYGYKAVRDAGLDIPGDVSFVGFDDIELSKLTVPPLTTVRVYKEELGSIAVRQLIAAIAHPDQKPATVIVPTRLIERESVRELP, encoded by the coding sequence TTGCCAAAGGACGGGCGGGTAACCATCCGCGACCTGGCGCGTGCCGCCAACTGCTCCCAGGCGACGGTCTCCAAGGCCCTCAACGGGCGGGCGGACGTGAGCCCCGAGACCCGGGAACGAATCCTGCGCCTAGCCAAAGAGATGAACTACACGCCCCACGCCCTCGGCCGATCGTTGCGTCGCCGCGTGACCGAGAACGTGGGAGTGGTCTTCTACCGGGAAACGCAGCCCCTCTCGGGAAACCCCTTCTACTCGCGCGTCCTCGAAGGAATTGAGGCCGAACTTGCGGTCCACGGCTACAATCTTGTCCTCCACTTGGTGCAAGGCGACGACGACATCCCCAAATTCGTCCGCGAGCAGCAAGTCGATGGTCTCATTCTCGTGGGGTCGATGAGCGACGCCTTCGTGGCTCGCATCAGCGCCAACGACCTTCCGAAAGTTTTCGTTGACCCTCGAAAGTCTGTTTCGCACGCCAGCCAGGTCCTCATCGACAACGAGTACGGAGCCTTCATTGCCACGCAGTACTTGATCCGCAAGGGGCACCGTCGCATTGGCTTCATCTCCGGCGACCTGGAGCGCTTGAGTTTCCGCCAGCGCTTCGAGGGGTACAAGCGCGCCCTGCAGCATCATGGGATCCCCCTCGACATGCGTCTTGTGCAGACGGGGGGACTGGAAAGCGGCTATGACCACGTGGCCAAACTCCTGGCCATGGAGGACAGGCCTACGGCGATCTTCTCCGGAAACGACATCAACGCCATTTACGGCTATAAGGCCGTGCGCGACGCCGGGCTAGACATACCGGGGGATGTGAGCTTTGTCGGTTTCGACGACATCGAGCTGAGCAAGCTCACCGTACCTCCCCTCACCACTGTGCGCGTGTACAAGGAAGAGCTGGGATCGATCGCGGTCCGCCAGCTCATAGCAGCCATCGCCCATCCGGACCAGAAGCCCGCGACTGTGATCGTCCCCACCCGCCTGATAGAGCGCGAGTCGGTGCGGGAGTTGCCGTGA
- a CDS encoding T9SS type A sorting domain-containing protein, which yields MRWCKVVWMVAAPLLAFAMAGQAQVLADFETNLGGFYDNGWGTGFASVTRASDPSGLSAGAMALLFDGTRGDKGDVEVDNVDASGAQIVTFFVYLPPDIPDSIQFKLFAQDNKNWAWTEVSWFAYQIPKGVWYPLDYDMEAMRVNPAVNFDHKANKLGRLGMEVNRFYEHDADAGWSGTIYVDNVSLLGAEPRVIGSFETGTDGFYDNRWGTGFTSLARVPDPTGLSAGSLGVTFSGAAGDKGDFEVDNVDASEYQVVTFFVYLPSDIPDSIQFKLFAQDNQHWAWTEVSWFAYQIPKGVWYPLDYDMEAMRLKSGGSFDHKANKLGRLGMEINRFFEHDADANWSGTIYIDNVSLLSSRKGARWVAASFERQSGGSQGFANTGWGPALLSVGWAQDPTGRSLGVMNTTWDFTKGEKGAFSNDNVSIYSQQAGTYASKVTIDVYIPEGMPHGAQVSIFAMDHQSWTWTEDKYYITDSTLTPGHWHTLTYDVLKYVNSGELNPNVTLSMGCQIYYSSPPNWQGNVYWDNFTLWGIPEPVGELASPPVQVSVDTVGAVVPYVVATIRWVDNTLGTETYNVYMSHSPITDLSAPGVVRIADRIPHGTEQWRHRPWSRQPQMETFYYAVTAVGPDGTETGITQQNVVGPVTLRTSPTVKAVYVPNFRDVFVLDGLDNEFEPYRQYTIVPETAGGPESGAWTPQSTDMNFRAIFVVDDDYLYISADVTDDDLRRTPGQAWEGDALEFYLGFYDARLVSAYHGYRSVGTAGTGDWRISFTAWGTTQVNGTTETTIPGVECTVYEKFTGDGYIIEARIAVDSLVGPEGLQIVDGAMIPLRIDGTDMDPSFGDTQRTLIVQFGGSGGNVEDWLRPGAWGFLEVYSPTGVADARPAAPTPKEFCLYDNYPNPFNPSTTLRYDLPTKAKVLLQIYDLAGRLVKTLVNEEKVAGSYQVSWDGTDEAGRTVASGVYFARMQAAEYQRTAKMLLLK from the coding sequence ATGCGATGGTGCAAAGTGGTGTGGATGGTGGCCGCTCCCCTGTTGGCCTTTGCGATGGCGGGGCAAGCCCAGGTGCTGGCGGATTTCGAGACGAACCTGGGCGGCTTTTACGACAACGGCTGGGGCACGGGTTTCGCCTCCGTCACCCGCGCCTCCGATCCCTCCGGACTTTCGGCAGGAGCCATGGCTCTCCTCTTCGACGGAACGCGGGGCGACAAGGGCGACGTTGAGGTGGATAACGTCGACGCCAGCGGTGCGCAAATCGTGACCTTCTTCGTCTACCTGCCTCCAGACATCCCGGACTCGATCCAATTCAAGCTCTTTGCCCAGGACAACAAGAACTGGGCGTGGACGGAGGTGAGCTGGTTTGCCTACCAGATTCCCAAGGGCGTGTGGTACCCGCTGGACTACGACATGGAGGCCATGCGGGTCAATCCGGCGGTGAACTTCGACCACAAGGCCAACAAGCTCGGCCGCCTAGGGATGGAGGTCAACCGGTTCTACGAGCACGACGCCGACGCCGGATGGTCCGGGACGATCTACGTGGACAACGTCTCCCTCCTGGGTGCCGAGCCCAGGGTGATCGGCAGCTTCGAGACGGGGACCGACGGATTCTATGATAACCGCTGGGGCACGGGCTTTACCAGTCTGGCCCGGGTCCCGGATCCCACAGGCTTGTCAGCCGGTTCCCTTGGCGTGACCTTCAGTGGGGCCGCGGGCGACAAAGGCGATTTCGAGGTGGACAATGTGGACGCCTCGGAATACCAGGTGGTGACCTTCTTCGTGTATTTGCCCTCGGACATTCCCGACTCCATCCAGTTTAAGCTATTTGCCCAAGACAATCAGCACTGGGCATGGACGGAAGTAAGCTGGTTCGCTTACCAGATCCCCAAGGGGGTCTGGTATCCGCTGGATTACGATATGGAAGCCATGCGGCTTAAGTCGGGCGGAAGCTTCGACCACAAGGCCAATAAGCTCGGCCGACTGGGGATGGAGATCAATCGCTTCTTCGAGCACGACGCCGACGCGAACTGGTCCGGGACCATTTACATCGACAATGTCTCCTTGCTGAGCTCGCGGAAGGGTGCCCGCTGGGTGGCGGCGTCGTTCGAGAGGCAGTCCGGCGGAAGCCAGGGTTTTGCCAACACCGGCTGGGGTCCGGCTCTCCTCAGTGTCGGCTGGGCGCAGGATCCTACGGGTCGAAGTCTCGGGGTGATGAATACGACCTGGGACTTTACCAAGGGCGAAAAAGGGGCCTTCTCCAACGACAACGTGAGCATCTACTCGCAGCAGGCCGGTACCTATGCCTCCAAGGTCACGATCGACGTGTACATCCCGGAGGGGATGCCGCACGGGGCACAGGTCTCGATCTTTGCCATGGACCATCAGTCCTGGACCTGGACGGAGGACAAGTACTACATCACCGACTCCACCCTGACTCCAGGCCACTGGCATACCCTGACGTACGACGTCCTGAAGTACGTCAATTCCGGCGAGCTCAATCCGAACGTGACGCTCAGCATGGGGTGCCAGATCTATTACTCGTCCCCGCCGAACTGGCAGGGGAACGTGTACTGGGATAACTTCACGCTCTGGGGCATTCCGGAGCCGGTTGGGGAGCTTGCGTCGCCACCGGTGCAGGTATCGGTGGACACGGTGGGTGCGGTAGTCCCCTATGTGGTGGCCACGATCCGGTGGGTGGACAACACGCTCGGCACGGAGACCTATAATGTGTACATGAGCCACTCTCCGATCACGGACCTGTCCGCCCCGGGTGTGGTGCGGATCGCCGACAGGATCCCCCACGGCACGGAGCAGTGGCGTCATCGGCCCTGGAGTCGCCAGCCTCAGATGGAGACCTTCTACTACGCCGTGACGGCCGTGGGTCCGGACGGCACCGAGACGGGCATTACGCAGCAGAATGTGGTGGGTCCGGTCACGCTGCGGACAAGCCCGACCGTAAAGGCCGTCTACGTGCCGAACTTCCGTGACGTGTTTGTGCTGGATGGCCTGGACAACGAGTTTGAGCCGTATCGGCAGTACACCATCGTTCCCGAGACGGCCGGCGGCCCCGAGAGCGGCGCCTGGACCCCCCAGTCCACGGACATGAACTTCCGAGCCATCTTTGTGGTGGACGACGACTACCTCTACATCTCGGCGGACGTCACCGATGACGACCTCCGTCGCACCCCTGGCCAGGCCTGGGAAGGGGATGCCCTCGAGTTCTACCTGGGCTTCTATGATGCCCGTCTGGTGAGCGCCTACCACGGCTACCGCTCCGTGGGCACGGCGGGAACCGGCGACTGGCGGATCAGCTTCACCGCCTGGGGCACCACCCAGGTCAACGGCACCACCGAGACGACCATCCCGGGTGTGGAATGTACGGTGTACGAGAAGTTCACCGGCGACGGCTACATCATTGAAGCGCGGATCGCCGTGGACTCGCTGGTGGGGCCTGAGGGCCTGCAGATCGTAGACGGCGCCATGATCCCGCTGCGCATTGACGGCACCGACATGGACCCCTCCTTCGGGGACACGCAGCGGACTCTCATCGTCCAGTTCGGTGGCTCGGGCGGAAACGTGGAAGACTGGCTGCGACCCGGCGCCTGGGGCTTTCTGGAAGTCTACAGTCCGACGGGTGTGGCCGACGCTCGACCTGCCGCTCCTACCCCGAAGGAGTTTTGCCTCTACGACAACTATCCGAACCCCTTCAACCCGTCCACCACTTTGCGCTATGACCTGCCCACCAAAGCCAAGGTCCTGCTCCAGATCTACGACCTGGCCGGCAGGCTCGTAAAGACGCTCGTCAACGAAGAGAAGGTTGCCGGCAGCTACCAGGTGAGCTGGGACGGGACCGATGAGGCCGGGCGCACGGTGGCAAGCGGGGTGTACTTCGCCCGCATGCAGGCGGCCGAGTATCAGCGTACGGCCAAGATGCTCCTGCTGAAGTGA
- a CDS encoding TonB-dependent receptor, translating into MRSLFRAWAMAFAVAWSGLALAGTTGKIAGRVTDARTGEPLPGVNVILENTQMGAATDENGEYFIINVPPGTYSVVARMIGYVPKRYERVRVSVDLTTQLDFQLEPTVIEVEKPVVVVAQRVIQKDLTSSEVSISSERIEELPVRSVTELLDLQAGVVRDAAGELHIRGGRTNEIVYLVDGVQVINPLDRRSGITIDDQAIEELKVITGTFNAEYGQALSGVVNIVTKKGTDRFTANARAYFGDYLSFDDDLYYVMDNAEWAQAAARSLNTKSRYLRYDLRPYLQKAGGDWQALLAEKPWLKKKPYLNSYNPLTTRDLQVNLSGPMPGLKRRVSYFLSGRYQYSPGYTYGKRYFMPWGFQAPISDTLHTFPKADNELVPLGWYEGISTQSKVYLRASNNLDLSYGIYYNHDYSYGCDYRFKYVPDAGRYYFTDRYLHILSGTYVFSPRTFLDFKLNYYLSRHKNYLYEDPYDYRYMPTNSGDFEQYVFRPTREQDIAVSSQANDFAYWGNDVGRTVSETQYESFKADLTTQVTNRHLVKTGVSGTFHDLTNDYYTLQFSQATYRPIVPDTISPFRTRYHARPKEFAAYIQDKIEFRELIINVGLRYDYFYSDGRLLADPMDPQVYSPFKMDHIYRNYSPTVPDSELVPYTLEERLKFWYKRPAAKWQLSPRVGLSFPITATGVIHFSYGHFFQNPEFRYLFENPHFWVTGAGAQNLVGNADLKPERTVMYEIGLQQQLTEGLYLHLTGFYRDIRDWVGTGFPTDTYRGITYYRFVNRDHARAKGVTLSAAYTRKALTVNVDYSYMIAKGTSSDPRDAYNDLQSNRAPRVQLIDLDWDRRHSLDLVATYRSGPWTVTVLGGVNSGLPYTPEFIRGEAAGGSAYVGLRENSERIPTAYNVDLRIARFFRLKQVRLLAFVNVRNLFDIRNAQSVYADTGRPDFTLQSYMHRNRLLEISSIDEYYARPGMFSPPRFIQLGLEINYGE; encoded by the coding sequence ATGCGTAGCTTGTTCCGAGCGTGGGCGATGGCGTTCGCCGTGGCGTGGTCGGGTCTCGCCCTGGCTGGCACCACCGGGAAGATCGCGGGGAGAGTGACCGATGCCCGCACGGGTGAGCCCCTTCCCGGTGTGAACGTGATCCTCGAGAACACCCAGATGGGAGCCGCCACCGATGAGAATGGGGAGTACTTCATCATTAACGTCCCTCCAGGGACCTACTCGGTGGTGGCGCGCATGATTGGCTATGTCCCCAAGCGCTACGAGCGGGTGCGCGTCAGCGTGGACTTGACCACGCAGCTGGATTTTCAGCTGGAACCGACGGTCATTGAGGTTGAGAAGCCCGTCGTTGTGGTGGCGCAGCGCGTCATTCAAAAAGACCTGACCTCATCCGAGGTCTCCATCTCCAGCGAGAGGATCGAGGAGCTGCCGGTCCGGAGTGTTACGGAGCTTCTGGACCTGCAGGCGGGGGTGGTACGCGACGCCGCCGGCGAGCTCCACATCCGCGGCGGGCGCACCAATGAAATCGTCTACCTGGTCGACGGGGTCCAGGTGATCAACCCCCTGGACCGTCGATCGGGCATTACGATCGATGACCAGGCCATTGAGGAGCTGAAGGTCATCACCGGCACCTTCAACGCGGAGTACGGTCAGGCCCTTTCGGGCGTGGTAAACATTGTGACCAAGAAGGGAACCGACCGCTTCACGGCCAACGCGCGCGCCTACTTCGGAGACTACCTCAGCTTTGACGATGACCTGTACTACGTGATGGACAACGCAGAGTGGGCCCAGGCCGCGGCTCGCTCCTTGAACACCAAGAGCCGGTATCTGAGGTACGATCTCAGACCCTATTTGCAGAAGGCTGGGGGCGATTGGCAAGCCCTTCTGGCCGAAAAGCCCTGGCTCAAGAAAAAACCGTACCTGAACAGCTACAATCCCCTCACCACTCGCGATCTCCAGGTCAATTTGTCCGGGCCTATGCCCGGTTTGAAGAGAAGGGTGTCCTACTTCCTTTCGGGTCGTTACCAGTACAGTCCCGGCTATACCTACGGCAAGCGCTACTTCATGCCCTGGGGATTCCAGGCGCCCATTTCGGACACGCTGCACACATTCCCTAAGGCCGATAACGAGCTCGTTCCCCTCGGCTGGTACGAGGGGATTTCAACCCAGTCGAAGGTGTACCTGCGGGCCTCCAACAACCTCGATCTCAGCTACGGGATCTACTACAACCACGACTACAGCTACGGCTGTGACTATCGCTTCAAGTACGTCCCGGATGCCGGCCGCTATTATTTCACCGACCGGTACCTGCACATCCTATCGGGCACATACGTTTTCTCCCCGCGCACGTTCCTGGACTTCAAATTGAACTACTACCTCAGCCGCCACAAAAACTACCTCTACGAGGACCCCTACGACTATCGCTACATGCCCACGAACTCCGGAGATTTCGAGCAGTACGTGTTCCGTCCTACGCGCGAGCAAGACATTGCCGTTTCCAGCCAGGCCAACGACTTTGCTTACTGGGGCAACGATGTGGGTCGAACTGTCTCAGAAACCCAATACGAGTCATTCAAGGCCGACCTCACGACGCAGGTCACCAACAGGCACCTGGTGAAGACGGGCGTCTCGGGTACATTTCACGACCTGACCAATGACTACTACACCCTGCAATTCTCGCAGGCCACCTATCGGCCCATCGTGCCAGACACGATCTCACCCTTCCGGACTCGCTACCACGCGCGACCCAAGGAGTTTGCGGCGTACATTCAGGACAAGATCGAGTTCCGCGAGCTGATCATTAATGTGGGCCTGCGCTACGACTACTTCTATTCCGACGGGCGCTTGCTGGCAGATCCCATGGACCCGCAGGTCTACTCTCCATTTAAGATGGATCACATCTACCGGAACTACTCTCCGACCGTGCCGGATAGCGAGCTTGTGCCCTACACCCTGGAGGAGCGGCTCAAGTTCTGGTACAAGCGGCCGGCCGCGAAGTGGCAGCTCAGTCCCCGCGTCGGCCTCTCCTTCCCGATCACGGCCACCGGCGTAATCCATTTCTCCTACGGCCATTTCTTCCAGAATCCGGAGTTCCGCTATCTGTTCGAGAATCCCCACTTCTGGGTCACGGGCGCCGGGGCCCAGAATCTGGTGGGCAATGCCGATCTGAAGCCGGAGCGCACGGTAATGTACGAGATCGGGCTGCAGCAGCAGCTGACGGAGGGCCTTTACCTGCACCTGACCGGCTTCTATCGGGACATCCGCGACTGGGTAGGGACCGGCTTTCCGACCGACACCTATCGCGGCATCACCTACTACCGGTTTGTCAACCGGGATCACGCGCGCGCCAAAGGGGTGACCCTTTCCGCCGCTTACACCCGGAAAGCTCTGACCGTCAACGTCGACTACAGCTACATGATTGCGAAGGGCACCTCGTCCGATCCTCGCGATGCCTACAACGATCTCCAGAGCAACCGCGCGCCGCGCGTGCAGCTCATCGACCTCGACTGGGATCGCCGCCACTCTTTGGACCTTGTGGCGACGTATCGGAGCGGCCCGTGGACTGTGACGGTCCTCGGCGGGGTAAACTCCGGTCTTCCGTATACTCCAGAGTTTATTCGTGGTGAGGCGGCGGGTGGAAGTGCCTATGTGGGCTTGCGCGAGAACAGTGAGCGCATCCCGACCGCCTACAATGTGGATCTTCGCATTGCCCGGTTCTTCCGACTGAAGCAAGTCAGGCTGCTGGCCTTTGTGAATGTCCGCAATCTGTTCGACATCCGGAACGCGCAAAGTGTCTACGCGGACACCGGGCGGCCGGACTTCACCCTGCAGAGCTACATGCACCGGAATCGTCTGCTGGAGATCTCGAGCATCGACGAGTATTACGCGCGGCCGGGGATGTTCTCGCCGCCGCGCTTTATCCAGCTTGGCCTGGAAATCAACTACGGGGAATGA
- a CDS encoding PorV/PorQ family protein, giving the protein MVLTAGTWVRRAWPKWGVGLLGILGLTFGLGFRNVWGQTISGAGTTAAPFLKIGVGGRAVGMGEAHVTLAEDITGVYWNPAGVANIPGLQILLNHFDYLADLHYEFAAAALPVTAIGTFGVSFSYLGMPDIERTTVTFPEGNGEQVSAYSFAVGLTYARALTDRFSIGGTAKLVRETIWHSSATGLAFDVGLLYRAFFRNVRIGMCIANFGGDMRMSGRDMLVQHDIAEAIAGNNRNINAHLDTDAFPLPILFRVGLSANVARDFLGMEHYDWILAADAVHPSDNKEFLNVGTELRLRDLIALRAGYRQLFLEDREGGLSVGAGLHLRLSRASFWLDYAVADYGRLDRQNKFSLLFAF; this is encoded by the coding sequence ATGGTGCTTACGGCTGGAACATGGGTCAGGCGTGCTTGGCCGAAGTGGGGGGTCGGCCTGCTGGGCATCCTGGGACTGACGTTCGGTCTGGGATTCCGGAACGTGTGGGGCCAGACCATCAGCGGGGCGGGCACCACCGCCGCGCCCTTCCTCAAGATCGGCGTGGGGGGACGCGCCGTCGGCATGGGAGAAGCGCACGTCACCCTGGCCGAGGACATCACGGGCGTGTACTGGAACCCGGCCGGCGTGGCCAATATCCCGGGTCTGCAGATCCTTCTGAACCATTTCGATTACCTCGCGGATCTGCACTACGAGTTTGCGGCCGCGGCCCTGCCCGTGACGGCCATCGGGACGTTCGGCGTCTCTTTCTCCTACCTGGGTATGCCGGACATTGAGCGCACCACGGTGACGTTTCCCGAAGGGAACGGCGAGCAGGTCTCGGCCTATTCCTTTGCGGTGGGCTTGACGTACGCGCGGGCCCTCACAGATCGCTTCAGCATCGGGGGCACGGCCAAACTGGTCCGGGAGACGATCTGGCACTCCAGTGCCACCGGCCTGGCTTTTGATGTCGGGCTCCTGTACCGCGCGTTCTTCCGCAACGTCCGCATCGGGATGTGCATCGCCAACTTCGGCGGCGATATGCGCATGTCCGGCAGGGACATGCTTGTCCAACACGACATCGCCGAGGCCATTGCCGGCAACAATCGGAACATCAACGCGCACCTCGATACCGATGCCTTCCCCCTCCCGATTCTCTTCCGCGTGGGGTTGTCGGCCAACGTCGCCCGTGATTTCCTGGGAATGGAACATTATGACTGGATCCTGGCGGCCGACGCCGTGCACCCCAGCGACAACAAGGAATTCCTGAACGTCGGGACGGAGCTCAGACTTCGGGATCTCATCGCCCTCCGTGCGGGCTACCGGCAGCTTTTCCTCGAGGATCGCGAGGGAGGCCTGAGTGTAGGCGCCGGGCTGCACCTACGCCTGTCGCGCGCCTCGTTCTGGCTTGATTACGCAGTGGCCGACTACGGACGCCTGGATCGACAGAATAAGTTTTCCCTCCTCTTCGCCTTTTGA
- a CDS encoding peptidylprolyl isomerase, with translation MSLGVGVQFLTCGKGDPVVAEFGRHKITLAEFRIAYLNLLKEPNTFDSPRLREEFLDELIRRRLLAEEARRLGLDRDERLRLRTEAFRDRCAREAHYARVIRPRVRTDERSLREIYQYFRERRRLKHLFAETRAQADSLYAALQRGVPFDSLARVVFRDSILSRNGGDLGWVTWDQLDYDLAMTAFRLPLNVYSPPVPSQFGYHILMVTGYERVPIVTETEYQMRRPRIKALAEYKIGDKLAAEYIRNLMARKKIQVNPQLLQFVGSKLTPLVRRQPSTLEFLQGKGLDEEEIGQAALSLWDVRHETLATVDGEPMTVAWFVNSLAYVPRDALNRSYKTALDFALRDFAITQEAKKMGLDRSLEVRRKVRLYEDYVLKVMMTRKLVREVSVSEAEMRDYYERRRADLFRSVPFDSVRTLIRDRLLDEKRRRLLPEHLQQLAQGMAIRKHPEILHRYYERLYREKEGVP, from the coding sequence GTGAGCTTGGGGGTGGGGGTCCAATTTCTGACCTGCGGCAAAGGGGATCCGGTCGTGGCCGAATTCGGCCGGCACAAGATCACGCTGGCCGAGTTCCGGATCGCCTACTTGAATCTCTTGAAGGAGCCGAACACGTTTGACTCGCCGCGCCTCCGCGAGGAATTTCTGGACGAGCTTATCCGCCGCCGGTTGTTAGCGGAGGAGGCGCGGCGACTGGGCCTGGATCGCGACGAGCGCTTGCGGCTGCGGACCGAAGCCTTCCGCGACCGATGCGCCCGCGAGGCTCACTATGCTCGCGTCATTCGGCCGCGCGTCCGTACGGACGAGCGATCCCTGCGGGAGATCTACCAGTACTTCCGGGAAAGGCGTCGCCTGAAGCACCTGTTCGCCGAAACGCGAGCACAGGCCGATAGCCTTTACGCCGCCCTCCAGCGGGGTGTCCCCTTCGATTCCCTGGCCCGCGTAGTGTTCCGGGACTCGATCCTGTCCCGCAATGGGGGAGACCTGGGCTGGGTGACGTGGGATCAACTGGACTACGACCTTGCAATGACGGCTTTCCGACTTCCGCTGAACGTCTACTCCCCTCCGGTGCCGTCCCAGTTCGGCTACCATATCCTGATGGTGACCGGCTACGAGAGGGTGCCCATCGTCACCGAGACCGAGTATCAGATGCGACGGCCCCGGATCAAGGCCCTGGCCGAGTACAAGATCGGGGACAAGTTAGCGGCGGAGTACATCCGCAATCTCATGGCCCGGAAGAAGATCCAGGTCAACCCGCAGCTCTTGCAATTCGTAGGGAGCAAATTGACCCCCCTAGTCAGGCGCCAACCCTCGACCCTGGAATTCCTCCAGGGAAAGGGGCTGGATGAGGAAGAGATCGGGCAGGCCGCGCTTAGCCTGTGGGACGTTCGGCACGAAACCCTGGCCACCGTCGACGGGGAACCGATGACGGTGGCGTGGTTCGTGAATTCCCTTGCCTATGTCCCGCGGGACGCCCTCAACCGCAGCTACAAGACGGCCCTCGACTTCGCCCTCCGGGACTTCGCCATTACCCAGGAAGCCAAGAAGATGGGACTGGATCGGAGCCTGGAGGTACGCCGCAAGGTCCGCCTTTACGAAGACTACGTCCTCAAGGTGATGATGACGCGCAAGCTCGTGCGGGAGGTGAGTGTCTCCGAAGCCGAGATGCGCGACTACTACGAGCGGCGCAGGGCTGACCTTTTCCGCAGCGTTCCCTTTGACTCCGTGCGGACACTGATTCGCGATCGCCTCCTCGACGAGAAACGCCGGAGGTTGCTCCCGGAACACCTCCAGCAGCTGGCACAAGGAATGGCGATTCGCAAGCACCCGGAGATCCTGCACCGCTACTACGAGAGGCTCTATCGAGAGAAGGAGGGTGTTCCTTGA